A genome region from Camelina sativa cultivar DH55 chromosome 10, Cs, whole genome shotgun sequence includes the following:
- the LOC104720116 gene encoding uncharacterized protein LOC104720116 encodes MDVSHILLGRPWEFDRKIIHDGAQNTYSFIWDTHQILLLPSKEHSLPPPPEPPKPSLVPTNVPPSNNYATFCSFASFDAEFRKEGIVFALLSASSLQTAVSNIDPQLAEVLREFDDVFSAELPSALPPLRNIQHQIDLIPGASLPNRPHYRMKN; translated from the coding sequence ATGGATGTCAGTCATATACTGTTAGGAAGACCATGGGAGTTTGATCGTAAGATCATTCATGACGGAGCTCAGAATACGTATAGTTTCATATGGGATACTCATCAGATTCTTCTCTTGCCTTCCAAGGAACATTCGCTGCCACCACCGCCTGAACCACCGAAGCCGTCTTTGGTTCCTACGAATGTTCCACCATCTAACAACTATGCTACGTTCtgctcttttgcttcatttgatgCCGAGTTTCGGAAGGAAGGTATAGTTTTTGCCTTGTTGTCTGCGTCTTCATTGCAAACTGCGGTGTCTAATATCGATCCGCAACTTGCGGAGGTTCTCCGAGAGTTTGACGATGTTTTTTCCGCTGAACTACCGAGTGCTCTGCCTCCATTACGCAATATCCAACACCAAATCGACCTTATTCCTGGTGCTTCGCTTCCTAATCGCCCTCATTATCGAATGAAGAATTAA
- the LOC104717673 gene encoding AAA-ATPase At4g25835-like: MREYWTSLASLLGVLAFCKSLMNSIFPPELRFAFLKLSNRVFKLFSTFCYFDITEIDGVNTNELYNAVQLYLSSSVSIAGNRLSLTRAVNSSSITFGLSNNDSIVDTYNSVTVVWEHIVTQRQTQTFAWRPMPEEKRGFTLRIKKKDKNLVLDSYLEYIMERANEIRRTNQDRLLYTNSRGGSLDSRGLPWESVPFKHPSTFDTLAMDPVKKQQIMDDLTDFAQCQSFYQKTGRAWKRGYLLYGPPGTGKSSMIAAMANHLRYDIYDLELTEVKSNSELRKLLMKTSSKSIIVIEDIDCSINLTNRNKKQSNETETGFVEGSGDGSTITLSGLLNFTDGLWSCCGSERIFVFTTNHIDKLDPALLRSGRMDMHVHMSYCTFPSIKILLRNYLGYEEGDLNDDVLKEMEEVVDKAEITPADVSEALIKNRRDKDRAVRELLEDLRSRAKRNEKNGSLEEQEKMALDSPYAEANGGGEEEEIEDIICKSSDDY; the protein is encoded by the coding sequence ATGAGAGAGTATTGGACATCTTTGGCTTCATTACTCGGCGTTTTAGCCTTTTGTAAAAGCCTAATGAATTCAATATTCCCACCGGAGCTCCGTTTCGCCTTCTTGAAACTATCCAACAGAGTATTCAAACTCTTCTCCACCTTCTGTTACTTCGACATAACAGAGATCGACGGCGTCAACACCAACGAGCTTTACAATGCCGTCCAGCTTTACCTCAGCTCCTCCGTCTCCATCGCCGGAAACCGTCTCAGCCTCACACGCGCCGTCAACTCCTCCTCCATCACGTTCGGCCTCTCCAACAACGACTCCATCGTCGACACATACAACTCCGTCACCGTCGTATGGGAACACATCGTTACGCAGAGACAAACTCAAACCTTCGCTTGGAGACCAATGCCGGAAGAGAAACGTGGCTTCACGCTCCGGatcaagaagaaagataagaacTTGGTCCTTGACTCTTACTTGGAATACATCATGGAGAGAGCTAACGAGATTCGCCGGACGAATCAAGATCGGCTTCTCTACACGAATTCACGAGGTGGGTCTCTTGACTCGAGAGGTCTTCCTTGGGAATCTGTTCCCTTTAAGCACCCGAGTACCTTCGATACACTCGCTATGGATCCGGTTAAGAAGCAACAGATCATGGACGATCTCACAGATTTCGCTCAGTGTCAATCTTTTTACCAGAAGACAGGTCGGGCTTGGAAAAGAGGATACTTGCTTTACGGACCTCCCGGAACAGGGAAGTCGAGTATGATCGCTGCTATGGCTAACCATCTCCGGTACGACATCTACGATCTCGAGCTCACGGAGGTCAAAAGCAATTCAGAATTGAGGAAGCTCCTGATGAAGACTAGCTCCAAGTCGATAATTGTGATCGAGGACATTGATTGTTCGATCAATTTAACGAACcgaaacaagaaacagagcaatgaaACAGAGACCGGTTTTGTCGAGGGTTCCGGTGATGGGAGCACGATAACGCTTTCAGGTTTGCTGAACTTCACTGATGGTCTTTGGTCTTGTTGTGGCAGCGAGAGGATCTTTGTGTTCACGACGAATCATATTGATAAGCTTGATCCTGCGTTGCTAAGAAGTGGAAGAATGGATATGCATGTACACATGAGTTACTGTACGTTTCCATCGATCAAGATCTTGCTGAGGAATTACTTGGGATACGAGGAAGGTGATCTCAACGATGACGTTttgaaggagatggaggaagtgGTTGATAAGGCTGAGATTACTCCGGCTGATGTAAGCGAGGCTCTGATTAAGAACCGGAGGGATAAAGATAGAGCTGTGAGGGAACTgctggaggatttgagaagtAGAgcgaagagaaatgagaagaatgggAGTTTGGAAGAGCAGGAGAAGATGGCTTTGGATAGTCCTTATGCAGAAGCAAACGGtggaggagaagaggaagagattgagGATATCATTTGCAAAAGTAGTGATGATTAttag
- the LOC104717674 gene encoding CASP-like protein 2C1, translating to MVKLRETEVILRVFIVFLLLLTACLIGLDSQTKEIAYIHKKVSFKYLIALEAELYIDVVVAAYNLAQLGLHWHSVEKKTSNTKWFSYLLDQTAAYVVFAGTSAAAQHSLLVVTGSKELQWMKWCYKFTRFCFQVGSAIILNYIAAGLMVLLSFISAFNLFRLYSPKRFFRLKSSS from the exons ATGGTGAAATTGAGAGAAACAGAAGTGATCCTGAGAGTCTTTatcgtctttcttcttctcctcactGCTTGTTTGATCGGTTTGGATTCTCAAACCAAAGAGATTGCTTATATCCACAAGAAAGTTAGTTTCAAATATCTGATTGCTCTCGA GGCTGAGTTATACATTGATGTTGTGGTTGCTGCGTATAATTTGGCTCAACTAGGACTTCATTGGCACAGTGTTGAGAAAAAGACTTCCAATACCAAATGGTTTTCTTACCTCTTGGATCAG ACAGCGGCTTACGTGGTTTTCGCCGGGACATCAGCCGCAGCGCAACACTCATTACTGGTGGTAACGGGTTCAAAGGAGCTTCAATGGATGAAGTGGTGCTACAAGTTCACAAGGTTCTGCTTTCAGGTGGGAAGTGCCATCATCTTAAACTACATCGCGGCAGGCCTTATGGTCCTCCTCTCTTTCATCTCCGCCTTCAACCTCTTCCGCCTCTATTCCCCTAAACGTTTTTTTCGCTTAAAGTCCTCCTCCTAA
- the LOC104717672 gene encoding (DL)-glycerol-3-phosphatase 1-like gives MLATPTTTRFVALPNTFRSSSYNKIPISVSHFPKGFPHKPLIRASSENLRFVATMSSTPAAAVNATVTDAGRGTITHVIFDMDGLLLDTEKFYTEVQEKILARYNKTFDWSLKAKMMGRKAIEAARLFVDESGISDSLSAEDFIVERESMLQDLFPTSDLMPGASRLLRHLHGKGIPICIATGTHTRHFDLKTQRHRELFSLMHHVVRGDDPEVKEGKPAPDGFLAASRRFEDGPVDPRKVLVFEDAPSGVQAAKNAGMNVIMVPDPRLDKSYCNVADQVLASLLDFKPEEWGLPSFQDSHN, from the exons ATGTTAGCAACTCCGACGACTACTAGATTCGTTGCTTTACCAAACACATTCCGATCTTCCTCCTATAATAAGATTCCGATCTCCGTCTCTCACTTTCCCAAAGGTTTTCCTCATAAACCACTGATCAGAGCTTCATCAGAAAATCTTCGATTCGTAGCAACGATGTCTTCGACCCCTGCCGCTGCCGTCAACGCAACTGTTACCGACGCCGGCAGAGGAACCATCACTCATGTCATATTCGACATGGATGGTCTCCTTCTCg ATACGGAGAAGTTTTACACGGAGGTCCAGGAAAAGATACTTGCTAGATACAATAAAACATTTGATTGGTCTTTGAAAGCAAAGATGATGGGGAGAAAAGCCATTGAAGCTGCTAGGCTTTTCGTTGACGAAAGTGGAATCAGTGACTCTCTTTCAGCTGAAGATTTTATCGTCGAGAGAGAGTCAATGTTGCAAGACCTCTTCCCTACAAGTGACCTTATGCCAG GAGCTAGCCGGCTACTTAGACATCTCCATGGGAAAGGAATTCCAATTTGTATAGCCACGGG AACACACACACGACATTTTGATCTCAAAACACAGAGACACCGTGAGCTTTTCTCGTTGATGCATCACGTAGTGCGGGGAGATGACCCAGAGGTGAAGGAAGGGAAGCCTGCGCCAGATGGCTTTCTTGCTGCTTCCAGGAGATTTGAG GACGGTCCTGTAGATCCACGGAAGGTTCTGGTGTTTGAAGATGCACCTTCTGGAGTCCAGGCAGCTAAAAACGCTGGAAT GAATGTGATAATGGTACCGGATCCAAGATTAGATAAGTCCTACTGCAATGTAGCGGATCAAGTTCTGGCCTCTCTGCTAGATTTCAAACCAGAGGAATGGGGCTTACCTTCCTTCCAGGATTCACACAACTAA
- the LOC104717668 gene encoding oxysterol-binding protein-related protein 4B-like, with translation MLPPQLNVPRSNLQCYGEMVYLCRKDLLGECSRRDLPIERLKSVVTWNISTLRPLIFGMSPYNPVLGETHHVSNGHINVIVEQVVHHPPVSALHATHEKEKIDVIWCQYFTPKFRGAYVDVEIKGKRVMKLLNHKETYEMNQPRLIMRFLPTPGAHWTGKVKIKCPETDLEAEINLISDSFIERFRGNNNRSIKGKIFESSTGTELYNIFGHWDRTVTAKNLKTGELEVIYNAEENITGLKPPIVKNLKEVMESESAIIWSEVSEGILKKDWERAREAKSLVEAKQRESLKNREASGELWVPKHFSVVKDGKDWDLSPLESTVPQAPLVITEAEGEKS, from the exons ATG CTGCCACCTCAGCTGAACGTACCAAGATCAAACCTCCAATGTTACGGCGAGATGGTCTACTTATGCAGGAAGGATCTGCTTGGGGAATGCAGTCGTCGTGATCTTCCCATCGAACGGCTCAAATCGGTGGTGACATGGAACATCTCCACACTCCGTCCGCTGATATTTGGCATGTCTCCTTACAATCCCGTTCTCGGCGAGACTCACCACGTCTCCAACGGTCACATCAACGTCATCGTCGAacaa GTAGTGCATCATCCTCCGGTGTCCGCACTTCATGCGACTCACGAGAAGGAAAAGATCGACGTGATATGGTGTCAATATTTCACTCCTAAATTTCGTG GTGCTTACGTGGATGTTGAGATAAAGGGTAAAAGAGTAATGAAGCTTCTCAATCACAAAGAGACTTATGAGATGAACCAACCGAGACTAATTATGAGATTCTTACCGACGCCGGGAGCTCACTGGACAGGAAAAGTCAAGATAAAGTGTCCGGAGACCGATCTTGAAGCTGAGATAAATTTGATCTCCGATTCATTCATCGAAAGGTTCAGAGGCAACAACAATAGATCAATTAAAGGAAAGATCTTTGAATCTTCCACTGGTACTGAACTCTACAACATTTTTGGCCATTGGGACAG AACAGTAACGGCTAAAAATCTAAAGACTGGTGAACTCGAGGTTATATACAATGCCGAGGAGAATATAACAGGACTCAAACCTCCAATAGTCAAGAATCTTAAAGAGGTAATGGAGAGCGAGTCAGCGATTATATGGAGTGAAGTAAGTGAAGGAATACTGAAGAAAGATTGGGAAAGAGCAAGAGAAGCTAAGAGCCTTGTGGAGGCGAAGCAGAGAGAGTCTCTGAAAAACAGAGAGGCTTCAGGTGAGTTATGGGTTCCTAAACACTTCTCAGTGGTCAAAGACGGTAAAGACTGGGACCTCTCACCGCTAGAGTCCACGGTTCCTCAGGCTCCACTCGTCATCACAGAAGCAGAAGGGGAGAAATCATAA
- the LOC104717671 gene encoding uncharacterized protein LOC104717671: MENDICKEGSEISRNLSVGYYDDRRSEGVPFKWEMQPGTPIKSQSQETIPPLSPSPAMLSLGLPKPSISIEEPNNFVFPAKLKRKLRNWKHFHCKRYFSRLTNKMVLSSICLYPEKRR; the protein is encoded by the coding sequence ATGGAGAATGatatatgcaaggaaggatcaGAAATCTCGAGAAACTTATCTGTCGGATACTACGATGATAGGAGGTCAGAAGGTGTTCCGTTCAAGTGGGAGATGCAGCCAGGGACTCCCATTAAATCTCAGTCGCAGGAAACTATTCCTCCATTAAGTCCTTCTCCGGCTATGCTCAGCCTCGGCCTCCCCAAGCCTTCCATCTCCATCGAAGAGCCAAATAACTTTGTGTTTCCAGCGAAGCTGAAGCGGAAGCTGCGGAATTGGAAACATTTTCATTGCAAAAGATATTTTTCTAGATTGACTAACAAAATGGTTTTGTCTTCGATTTGTTTGTACCCTGAGAAACGACGCTAG